Proteins from one Helicoverpa zea isolate HzStark_Cry1AcR unplaced genomic scaffold, ilHelZeax1.1 pri_000016Farrow_1_scaff_4_deb, whole genome shotgun sequence genomic window:
- the LOC124645538 gene encoding G-protein coupled receptor Mth2-like, translated as MKLLIFIVFIITITTTNVFGTENLQKINKCCPLGECVSRRKMCVKTPFSENFSSKITVYTKDLYETGTAFEDVFNISDNKFGDKNFRRESLDLSYLNFITYITENGVLQLELPNAYERWLSFSPKDYCVDCRLLVRGRNNGKPRIWAVLPTVDDTDTNHSMQLKYATFISCFFLLLVLIVYMLLPELRNLSGVILMAYIISLFSAFLLLGIIQVHYYTALGCVCLTMGIYFSFLACFCWMNIMAFDVWWTIRGYAKGRHIHRLGERFQFVMYCLYAFGIPLLMTIGLFLLNLYGPSMKHLPWFVTPHVPENGCFLEGGVKLLYLYIPMLILILINCVFYLMTAYNVLRLRRKLVSISTIKCTGVNQAQLAHKQRFRDYLKISVMVGLNWILEVLSFYYPGAYWLVTDVYNALIGIVLFYIFVCNKKVLNSLCDRFKRKKTMSLPNVGYSCTTVNTIESETQPADSKN; from the exons ATGAAActcttaatatttattgttttcataataaCAATTACGACAACTAATGTTTTTGGCactgaaaatttacaaaaaataaacaaatgctgTCCCCTTGGTGAATGTGTGAGTAGGAGAAAAATGTGCGTGAAGACACCGTTTTCAGAAAACTTTTCGTCGAAAATAACTGTGTATACGAAGGACCTGTACGAAACTGGGACGGCTTTTGAAGATGTATTTAATATAAGTGACAACAAGTTTGGAGACAAAAATTTTCGCAGAGAATCTCTTGATTTAAGCTacttaaattttataacatACATAACAGAG aATGGAGTATTGCAACTGGAGCTCCCGAATGCTTACGAACGCTGGTTGTCATTTTCGCCAAAAGACTACTGCGTAGACTGCAGATTACTCGTAAGGGGACGAAACAACGGTAAACCAAGGATCTGGGCGGTATTACCAACAGTTGATGATACTGACACAAATCATTCAATGCAGTTAAAGTATG CTACCTTCATATCCTGCTTCTTCTTACTACTGGTACTGATAGTCTACATGTTGCTACCTGAGCTCCGGAACCTGTCAGGAGTGATACTCATGGCATACATCATCTCTTTGTTTTCGGCCTTTTTACTACTAGGCATTATTCAAGTACATTACTATACCGCACTTGGATGCGTTTGTCTAA CGATGGGCATCTATTTCTCTTTCCTGGCTTGCTTCTGCTGGATGAATATCATGGCATTCGACGTTTGGTGGACCATCAG AGGCTACGCGAAAGGCCGCCATATTCACAGACTAGGGGAACGCTTCCAGTTCGTCATGTACTGCTTGTACGCCTTTGGAATCCCACTACTAATGACTATTGGCCTCTTCCTACTGAACCTGTACGGCCCCAGCATGAAACACCTCCCTTGGTTCGTCACACCCCATGTGCCTGAGAACGGCTGCTTCTTAGAAG GGGGTGTGAAACTGCTGTACTTATACATACCAATGCTGATTCTGATTCTTATCAACTGCGTGTTTTACCTCATGACTGCCTACAACGTCTTGCGATTGAGGAGAAAGCTCGTCTCGATTAGCACAATTAAATGTACTGGCGTTAATCAGGCACAACTTGCTCATAAGCAGAG ATTCAGAGATTATCTAAAGATTTCAGTGATGGTGGGCTTGAACTGGATTCTGGAAGTATTAAGTTTCTATTACCCTGGCGCGTATTGGCTCGTAACCGACGTCTACAATGCGTTGATAGGGATCGTGCTATTCTATATTTTTGTCTGCAATAAGAAAGTATTAAATTCTCTTTGTGACCG CTTCAAGAGGAAGAAAACTATGTCTTTACCAAACGTTGGCTATTCGTGCACTACGGTTAACACGATTGAAAGTGAGACCCAACCTGCTGACAGTAAAAATTAG